GACGGGTTCTGAGAACGCACAGGCGCACCGCGATCCTGACGCGCCGAGAACAGATCAAGAACAAGACAATGGCTCGTCGCAAACGGCAGAATCTACGAGCTGCATAGGCGAGCAAACGTGCCGGAAGTGTCTCTTATTTCAAACCCTCAGTTGGTCCAACTTTCGCTGAACCCGAACAGGCCGCTCATATCCGCTACCGCCGCGAGTCCGTTCTCCTTCACCCCGATCACGTAGTCCAACATGCCCGGCATGTACGCGACGCCCGCCGGCGAGGGTCGGAGTGCCGGCCGCGCCAGGTTCTTGAACACGCCGCCGAAGCCCGCCCAGGTCTCCACCAGAAAGCTCATCAGGTTCGCCCCGGCACTCTCGACCAGGTGGATGAGCGGAAGCTTCTGACGAAGCGCGATGTCCTGAAGGCTCAACGCCGTCGGCAGCGAGCTGTGCGTCACGGAGCCCGCCCGAATGCCGCTGTCCTTGGCCCAGACCATACAGCGCGCCCCGCGCACGAAGCCGATCCCACAAATGCTGTTCGCCCCGGGGCACGCTGGGCTCGGGGTCGGTCTCCTCCACGAGGTAGTTCGCCAGCGTATGCAGGCGGAGAAACGGCATCCCGGATCGAGCAGTCGCGCGATGCGCTCGTGCGGCGGAATCTGGCCGCGTTTCTCGAACGTCGCCCGACGCTTGCCCGACGCGGTAACGGCCCGGGCCTCAAGGGCGCGCAACTCGTCGATCACTGACAGCATGTCGGCACGATTGCGCTGGAACGCGTCCGAAGAGGGAACGACGCTCGATTGAAAGACGGACACTGAATCGCCTCCGGCGTTGACCGCCCTGGTGCTTCGGGCCCGGGAGTGGAAGCTGCCCGTCCGCGGCGGCACCACGCGGCAGCGATGGCCAGGCACTCGGCGGCGAACCGCCAGAGGGAGCGGGCCCGCGACCGACAATGCGCTCGTCGCAACCGTTCACGGCCTCGAAGGACCGATGGGGACCCGTGGGGCCTACCCCTCGATACGGACCGTGTGCCCGCTGCCGCGGAGCCTCTCGGCGGCTTGGTCGACGAGGTTCGGGCCGTCCACCAGGTAGGCGTCGTAGAACGCGATCATCATGTCGGCCGCCTCGCTGAGCAACGGGTCGGGCTCGTCGGCGAAGCGTTCGATCATGTTGATGTGGTTCCCGCCGACCATCTCGACGAGGATCTTCCGTCCGGCCAGAGCGGCGTGGAACGCGCGCGATTCTGCGACCGGGACAGGGAAATCGGCCTGTCCCTGAAACGTCATCGTGGCGGGCCCGGAAGCCGTGAAGGGTTCGCCGAACAGCGCCTCTACTGCGAACGCTACCGGTTCCATGTACACGGTCGCGGCGATGCGGGCGTCACTGCAACAGGCAGTGCGCGATGCGGCGATCACGGTGGCGCCCCCCAGGGAATGACCCATCGCGCCGACGTTCTCCGAGTCGATTCGCTCATACAGGGAGTCCGCGGGATCCCGGGTCGCGTCGAGGAGTGCGTCGAGAACGAAGGAGAGGTCAGCCGGCTGCTGCGCCGCATCACCGATGGCGTTGGTAAAGCCACCGGGCGCCTCTTGATTGGTGAGCGGGAAGGAGACGGCCGCGACGATGTAGCCCGCCGCCGCAAGGCGTTGGCCGATCGCGTCGAACCTCTCGGTGTGGCCACCGAAACCGTGCGCCAATAGAATCAGTGCGCAGCCACGCCCACGACACGCCGGTTGCGCCAAGGCGCGCTCGGCGTACCAGAGACGCGTTTCCAGGCGACGCTCCGGGCTCCCGGAGAACTCCCCATTGGCAGTCGTCGGTCGAGAGACATCGACCAGCGTGCGTAGCTCCTCGCGGACGTCTTCGAGAGCAATCTCCGTCGGGGCGCCCTGGGTGGCGTCATCCCCGCACGAGACCACGAACAGGGCTGTGACGAGAAGGGCGGCGGACAGAAACCTCGAAGCAAGCATGATGGAGTACTGAACAAGAACCTTCGCGGGAGTAAAGACGCAAGTGCAATGCGCTGGAACCGCCGGCCAAGAGCCTCACGCCGCGCTCCAGCCCAGCAAGAGCCCCGCGCACGCGAAGTTGAGCGGCGTCATGATCGCGTCGACGACGAAGATGGCCAGACCCAAGGAGAGGCAGGATGACCCTTCGACTGTCCGCCTCTTGTCCGTGAACTCCAACCTGCTCGGTCCTAAATGAACCTACTAAGCCGAACGACTCGGTCCGTATTTCTTGGACTGCGTGGACTGCTGTGGGTTCCTGTGGGCGGTGCCAACGCATTCGTAATCAGTAGGTCGCCGGTTCAATTCCGGCGGGTGGCTCTTTGGAAGTCTAGTGTTGTCAACAACTTCCGGGACCGGACCAAGGCGGCGATCAACGTCCTGACCACTCTTGTGTGCCAGGGGTGTGCCAACTTTCTGAAACGTCGTCCACACCCCGTGAATCATCGTGGTCGAGCGATGCGCACGGTAGGATTCAGCGGCCCGCGACGGCGTTCCGAAACCTTCGGTGGGCCGCGCTCATCGCCGTCATCGACGATGGGCGGCCGACTCCCGCTGCGAGGTCGGAACTCTCTGCACCGCAGGACGACTCAGCGGCACTCCAGCCGCCTCGGGATCACCCGGACCCACTCGGCCAACGCGGCTTCCCGAGAAGCAATCAGCCACGGGTGATGGGTCCCGCCCCTCCTGCTTTCGCCCAGCTTTGCTGCCTCGCCTTCGCCCGCGAGGCCGACGAAGTCTGCCTCGCCCCTACGACGACACCGCGTCGCGGAACGCGCTCGGCGACTTCCCCACGACCCGCTTGAACGCCGCCGAGAACGAGAACGCGCTGGCGTAGCCCACCTGATCCGCGATGACCTGAATCGAGTGGCGGCTGTCCGCGAGAAGTCGCTTCGCCTCTGCCATCCGGATGTTCTCGACGATCTGACCGGGCCCGACGCCGTGGTGGCGTCGAACGAGGCGGTGCAACGTGGCCCGCGAGACGCCCATGGCCTCGGCGATATCTTGGGTGCCCCACGCCTCGTGTGGATGCTCACGCACTCGACTCCACAAGCTGACGAGGGCAACGGTGTCATCCGTCGGCCGGGGGCCCTCCGCCTGGAGCATCGTCTCGAGCTGGTTTCGGAGAATCGTCGCGTGAAGCTGAAACGAGTCTGGGCCATTCGAGGATCGGGCCGCGACATCGCTTCCGAAGCCCATCCGATCCTCGTAGCGCGACAGCAGGTAGTCCTCGGGCTTCGGTCCCTCGCCACAAGACGCCTTCGTATGCGAGTCGACACCCGTTCGGGCCGAATCCTCCGCCAGCATCCCTTCCATCGGTGCACGCAGCCGCGTGAGCCATGGGTCCGAAAAGGCCCGGACGCCGTCGTCGCGAAGGTGGTGCCAGCGTGAGAGGTCCGCGACCCGAACCATGAGCAGCCGCCACCGCGCGGCGCGCGTGAAGTAGCGGCGTGGGAGGCCCGCGGGAGAGAGCACGAGGGTGCCGGGGGACAGAACTCGATTCTTGCCCGCGACTTCCAAGGTTCCCGAGCCTGCGATGGAACCCAGGACGAGATGCGTATCGGCCCGAGTACCGGGCCAGTCGAAGCCCCGACGGACCTCGCTGATTCCAGCCAGCCAGACGCCGAGGTTTCGGAGGACGAGAGCCCGCGGATCACCGAGAGGGAGGAGCCAGTCTCGGCTGCCGGGGGGCACCCGAACCCCGCCGGGAGCCACGCCTGGATTCGCCATGGCGGGGATCATGACACAAATTCGTATTGGATCGCGACAACCGAGCATTCACTGCCGGACACATCGCCTGCCATATTGAGACCTGGTCCCGATCCATGGTCCGTCTAGCCGAGCTACCCGACGTCGAACGCGAGCACCTGCTCGGGAAGGCGTGCGAGCCCTTCGACTCGAAGCCGTGGGCCGATGGCCCTCCCCTCGCCGAGCGTCGCGTCGCTCTGGTGACGACCGCCGGGCTGCATCGCGCGAGCGACCGGGCCTTCTCGATGGTCGACCTGAGCTACCGCGTGATCCCGGGCGACATCCGCGCGGACGAGCTCACGATGACGCACTCGTCGGTGCACTTCGACCGCTCCGGCTTCCGCGAGGACGTGAACCTGGTCTTTCCGATCGACCGGCTACGCGAGCTCGAGCAGGAGGGCGTGATTGGATCGGTCGCGGAGTTCCACTACTCGCTCATGGGCGCCGGCTGGCTTCCGCAGCAGATCGAGCCGACGGTCGCGGAGCTCGCACGGCTTCTTCGAACGGATGAGGTAGACGCCGTCTGCCTCATCCCCGTTTGACCGAACTGCACCCGCGCCGTCGGCGCGGCCAGTCACTACCTGGAGTCCGCGGGCGTACCGACCACGGGCATCAGCCTCGTCCGGGAGCACACGGCGCAGATGCAGCTGCCGCGTTTTCTGTGGGTTCCCTTCGAGCTGGGTCGCCCCTTCGGCGCGCCGAACGAGCCCGAGTTCCAGAGGCGCGTGCTGCGCGCGACGCTCGAGCTGCTGAAACGGACCGACGGCCCGGTCGTTCTCGAAGACTTCGACGGAGACGCGCCGGAGGCCCACGCGGACAGCGACGAAGACACCGCCTGGGCGTGTCCGATCACGTTCCACGCGCCGCCGGAAGAACAGCCTGAGCTCGTGTCCGCGACGCTCGACGAGATGGCGCGGCTCGAGCCGTGGTACGAGGTCCACGTCGACGCTCGCGGGGGCAATGCCCCGACGGTGAGTGATCTCGCGCGACGGGACATCGTGGCGCGGCTCGGCGAGCTCGCCGACGGCGTCCAGGAGCCGGACCGCGAATCCAATCTCGCACTCGCGGACTGGATTCGGCTCGGCTGCGACGACCTTCGCAACTGGTATCTGGACGCGGCCCAGGGCCAGCCGGGACGCGCGTCGGCGAGCGAGCTGCGCAACTGGTTCTGGCGGCAGACCGCGGCCGCGCGCCTCATCGCGTCGGCGGCACGAGTCCTGGCAGATCACCCTGACCCGTTCGTGAAGATGCTCGCGCTTCGCGCGATGGTCCCGCGCGAGTACCTCGCGGAGCTCGCTCCGGAGATCGGCGCGCATTCCTGGAGGGAGAAATGAACACATCAACCACCACTGAAGAGATCGTGCGCTCGCCGGTCACCGGGCCCGGCGCATGGCGGGGCGAAGACCTCGCCCGTGGAACCGAGTGGCTCGTTCCCCTGACCGACGATCACCGGCGCGAGCTGTCCGACGTCGTCGCCAAGGCGCGGGCGGACGGCAGCGGTCTCGCGGACATCGAGAGGGACACGTTCCCGCTGCCGGCGTGCACGCCGCTGATCCGCGACATCGAGCGCCAGATAGAGGACGGCCCCGGCCTGGTGGTGCTGCGCGGCCTCGATCTCGACGGCGTGTCGGCCGAGGATGCCGGCCTCATGTTCTTCGTCCTCGGGCGCGCCATGGGGCGACCCATCCGACAGAACGCCCAGGGGCACCTCCTCGGGCACATTCGCGATACCGGTCGGAACATCTTCCAGGACCCAAGCGTTCGCGGATACCAGACGAAGATCGCCCTTCCCTTTCATACCGACACTTCGACGGACCTTCTCGGCCTGCTCTGCTTTCAGAAGGCGAAGTCCGGCGGCATGAGCTTCCTCGCTCCGCTTCTCACGATCTACAACGAGCTCCTGCGCACGGCGCCCGAGCTGATCGACACGCTGTACGAGCCCTTCAACTACGATTGCCGCGACGAAGAGCATCCCGACGGCAAGCCGTTCTACACACGGGCAGCCGCGAGCGTTAGCGAGGGAAAGCTCTCGATGCGACACAACACCGGCTACGCCAGGAGCGCCGAGCGACACGAGAGCTGCCCACGGCTCAACGACGAGCAGCTCCGCGTCATGCAACGAATCGACGAACTCTCGTTCGATCAGGAGATCCACTTCGCGCTACAGCTCGAAGAGGGCGACATGCTCTTCGTGAACAACTACCAGGTCATGCACGCGCGTAGCGAGTTCGAAGACCACGACGAGCCCGAGATGCGGCGGCACCTGATGCGCCTCTGGCTTCACCTTTATGACGGCCGGCCGCTCGCACCCGCATTCGACAACCGAGGCGGCATCGTCACTACCGACGCGAACGCGAATGACGGGCTCGGCGTATGAACGGCGCAGTACACGCGCTGACGGCTGCGCGCGACGCGGGGATCGAGGTCTGCTTCGCGAATCCGGGGACGACCGAGATGGAGTTCGTCTCCGGACTCGACGAGGTGCGGAGCATACGGTCGGTGCTCTGCTTGTTCGAAGGCGTGGCTACCGGCGCCGCCGACGGCTACGGCCGGATCGCAGAGAAGCCCGCCCTCACTCTTCTTCATCTCGGTCCCGGGTTCGCAAACGGGATCGCCAACCTGCACAACGCGCGCCGCGCCCGCAGCCCCGTCGTGAACGTGATCGGCGATCACGCGAGCTGGCACCTTCCCGCGGACGCGCCGCTCACGTCCGACATCGAAGCGCTCGCATCTCCCGTGTCCCAGTTCGTACGCCGAGTGCGGGGAGTCGACTTCATCGCCGAGGACATGGTCGCCGCGATCGCGGGGGCGATGGGGCCCCCTCCGGGCGTCGCCACTCTCATCGTTCCTCAGGATGCGGCCTGGGAGGCGCCGGGGACATCGACGGAGCCTAGGTCGCCGATCTCGGAAGAACCGGAGATCTCCGCGGGTGCGATCGAGAGAACGGCGACTCTCCTTCGCGAGGAGCCCGATCGGACCGGCTTGCTCGTGGGCGGCTCGCTGGGTCCGGCGAGCCTGGAGGCGGCTGCAGCGATCCGCGCCGCCACGAACTGTCGGGTCTGGTGCGACACGTTTTCCACGCGCATCGCGCAGGGCGGAGGGCTTCCGAGCTTCGACGCGGTTCCGTACTTTCCGGAGCAGGCCGTCGAGGCCTTCGCCGGGCTGTCCACCCTGGCGATCGCGGGCACCCGGCCGCCCGTCGCCTTCTTTGGCTATCCGGGCGGGCAGAGCGACCTGCTTCCCGACACCTGTGCGCGCATCCCGCTCTCGGGTCTCCAGGCAGATCCGGGGCCGAGCCTGGCGGCTCTGGCCGCCGCACTCGACGCGCCCCCCATGAAGCCGCGATCCAGCGCGTCCATCCCGGATGTTCCCGACGGACCGCTCGACGTCATGACGCTGGGCGCCGTGATCGCCGCGCACCAACCCGAGGGCGCGATCGTCGTGAACGAGTCAGCGACCTCCGGCATGGGATGGGCCGCACACGCCCCGAACGCACCGCGCCACGACGTGCTGAACCTGACCGGAGGTGCCATCGGACAAGGCCTGCCGAATGCACTCGGTGCCGCACTGGCCGCGCCCGATCGGCGCGTCCTTGCCATCCAGGCCGACGGGTCGGGCATGTACACCCTACAATCCTTGTGGACGATGGCGCGCGAGAACCTCGACGTGACCGTGATCGTGTGCGCGAACCGGGCGTACCGAATCCTCCAGTTCGAGCTCGCACGAGCGGGCAACGTCGAGCCCGGGCCGGCCGCCAGAGCGCTTACGGACCTTTCACACCCGGAGCTAGACTGGGTACACCTCGC
The nucleotide sequence above comes from Candidatus Binatia bacterium. Encoded proteins:
- a CDS encoding AraC family transcriptional regulator; amino-acid sequence: MIPAMANPGVAPGGVRVPPGSRDWLLPLGDPRALVLRNLGVWLAGISEVRRGFDWPGTRADTHLVLGSIAGSGTLEVAGKNRVLSPGTLVLSPAGLPRRYFTRAARWRLLMVRVADLSRWHHLRDDGVRAFSDPWLTRLRAPMEGMLAEDSARTGVDSHTKASCGEGPKPEDYLLSRYEDRMGFGSDVAARSSNGPDSFQLHATILRNQLETMLQAEGPRPTDDTVALVSLWSRVREHPHEAWGTQDIAEAMGVSRATLHRLVRRHHGVGPGQIVENIRMAEAKRLLADSRHSIQVIADQVGYASAFSFSAAFKRVVGKSPSAFRDAVSS
- a CDS encoding acetolactate synthase large subunit; this translates as MNGAVHALTAARDAGIEVCFANPGTTEMEFVSGLDEVRSIRSVLCLFEGVATGAADGYGRIAEKPALTLLHLGPGFANGIANLHNARRARSPVVNVIGDHASWHLPADAPLTSDIEALASPVSQFVRRVRGVDFIAEDMVAAIAGAMGPPPGVATLIVPQDAAWEAPGTSTEPRSPISEEPEISAGAIERTATLLREEPDRTGLLVGGSLGPASLEAAAAIRAATNCRVWCDTFSTRIAQGGGLPSFDAVPYFPEQAVEAFAGLSTLAIAGTRPPVAFFGYPGGQSDLLPDTCARIPLSGLQADPGPSLAALAAALDAPPMKPRSSASIPDVPDGPLDVMTLGAVIAAHQPEGAIVVNESATSGMGWAAHAPNAPRHDVLNLTGGAIGQGLPNALGAALAAPDRRVLAIQADGSGMYTLQSLWTMARENLDVTVIVCANRAYRILQFELARAGNVEPGPAARALTDLSHPELDWVHLARGMAVPACRANTTSELSSLLRHRFEESGPLLVEAVVS
- a CDS encoding carboxyl transferase domain-containing protein, with protein sequence MSVFQSSVVPSSDAFQRNRADMLSVIDELRALEARAVTASGKRRATFEKRGQIPPHERIARLLDPGCRFSACIRWRTTSWRRPTPSPACPGANSICGIGFVRGARCMVWAKDSGIRAGSVTHSSLPTALSLQDIALRQKLPLIHLVESAGANLMSFLVETWAGFGGVFKNLARPALRPSPAGVAYMPGMLDYVIGVKENGLAAVADMSGLFGFSESWTN
- a CDS encoding glycine/sarcosine/betaine reductase selenoprotein B family protein, whose protein sequence is MVRLAELPDVEREHLLGKACEPFDSKPWADGPPLAERRVALVTTAGLHRASDRAFSMVDLSYRVIPGDIRADELTMTHSSVHFDRSGFREDVNLVFPIDRLRELEQEGVIGSVAEFHYSLMGAGWLPQQIEPTVAELARLLRTDEVDAVCLIPV
- a CDS encoding alpha/beta fold hydrolase — protein: MLASRFLSAALLVTALFVVSCGDDATQGAPTEIALEDVREELRTLVDVSRPTTANGEFSGSPERRLETRLWYAERALAQPACRGRGCALILLAHGFGGHTERFDAIGQRLAAAGYIVAAVSFPLTNQEAPGGFTNAIGDAAQQPADLSFVLDALLDATRDPADSLYERIDSENVGAMGHSLGGATVIAASRTACCSDARIAATVYMEPVAFAVEALFGEPFTASGPATMTFQGQADFPVPVAESRAFHAALAGRKILVEMVGGNHINMIERFADEPDPLLSEAADMMIAFYDAYLVDGPNLVDQAAERLRGSGHTVRIEG
- a CDS encoding TauD/TfdA family dioxygenase, whose translation is MNTSTTTEEIVRSPVTGPGAWRGEDLARGTEWLVPLTDDHRRELSDVVAKARADGSGLADIERDTFPLPACTPLIRDIERQIEDGPGLVVLRGLDLDGVSAEDAGLMFFVLGRAMGRPIRQNAQGHLLGHIRDTGRNIFQDPSVRGYQTKIALPFHTDTSTDLLGLLCFQKAKSGGMSFLAPLLTIYNELLRTAPELIDTLYEPFNYDCRDEEHPDGKPFYTRAAASVSEGKLSMRHNTGYARSAERHESCPRLNDEQLRVMQRIDELSFDQEIHFALQLEEGDMLFVNNYQVMHARSEFEDHDEPEMRRHLMRLWLHLYDGRPLAPAFDNRGGIVTTDANANDGLGV